In the Mycolicibacterium thermoresistibile genome, one interval contains:
- a CDS encoding D-sedoheptulose-7-phosphate isomerase, with the protein MTAWDVPSPSASGTSGDGTDFLYPFIESQESDPQTLLADLAASAQAKAAESAALRRTTLAANADLLNTAAAEMARRFTAGGRLFTFGNGGSSTDAATLATLFAGPPTGRPLPAWCLTADQAVLTALGNDVGFELIFARQLIARARHQDIAIALSTSGSSADLTAAMREARRRGLYTIGLAGYDGGQFAESPDVDACFVVRSQSVHRIQEAQALLGYQLWALVQQNVQAQPVRQKGARDG; encoded by the coding sequence ATGACCGCGTGGGATGTCCCCTCCCCCAGCGCATCCGGCACATCCGGGGACGGGACCGACTTCCTGTACCCGTTCATCGAGTCCCAGGAGTCCGACCCGCAGACCCTGCTGGCCGACCTGGCCGCGTCCGCGCAGGCGAAGGCCGCCGAGAGCGCCGCCCTGCGGCGCACCACGCTGGCCGCCAACGCCGACCTGCTCAACACCGCCGCCGCCGAGATGGCACGCCGGTTCACCGCCGGCGGCCGGCTGTTCACCTTCGGCAACGGCGGCAGTTCGACCGACGCCGCGACGCTGGCGACGTTGTTCGCCGGCCCGCCGACCGGACGGCCGCTGCCGGCCTGGTGCCTGACCGCCGATCAGGCGGTGCTCACCGCACTGGGCAACGACGTCGGGTTCGAGTTGATCTTCGCCCGCCAGCTGATCGCCCGCGCCCGCCACCAGGACATCGCGATCGCGTTGTCCACCAGCGGCAGCTCCGCGGACCTCACCGCGGCGATGCGGGAGGCCCGGCGGCGCGGCCTGTACACCATCGGCCTCGCCGGCTACGACGGCGGCCAATTCGCCGAAAGTCCGGACGTCGACGCGTGTTTCGTGGTCAGGTCACAGAGCGTGCACCGGATCCAGGAAGCCCAGGCGCTGCTCGGATATCAGCTCTGGGCCCTGGTTCAACAGAACGTCCAGGCGCAGCCGGTGCGGCAGAAGGGAGCCCGAGATGGCTGA
- the hypE gene encoding hydrogenase expression/formation protein HypE — protein MAEAEARVIERIESFRRRRPRLRDEIVTLAHGAGGKASAALVDAVFVEAFRNPLLESLGDGAVLPLPDGRRMAMSTDSFVVQPLRFPGGSIGHLAVHGTVNDLAMAGAVPSWISAAFVLEEGFPVSELKEIVADMADAAAAAGVQIVTGDTKVVARGAADGLFVTTAGVGLIPAGRELSAAAVRPGDRVLISGSMGEHGMAVMLARGDLAIDADICSDTAAVSGLVETLLAAAPSTRWLRDPTRGGVGTVCNELARAANVGVVLDEERLVVRPEVAAACEMLGIDLLYVANEGKFLAVVAAEEVDAALAALRAHPLGADAAEIGEITTEPAGTVVLRTAFGGSRIVDMLVGDPLPRIC, from the coding sequence ATGGCTGAGGCAGAGGCCCGGGTCATCGAACGGATCGAGTCGTTCCGCCGGCGGCGGCCGCGGCTGCGGGACGAGATCGTCACCCTGGCGCACGGCGCCGGCGGCAAGGCCTCGGCCGCGCTGGTCGACGCGGTGTTCGTGGAGGCGTTCCGCAATCCGCTGCTGGAGTCGCTCGGCGACGGTGCGGTGCTGCCCCTGCCCGACGGGCGGCGGATGGCGATGTCCACCGATTCGTTCGTGGTGCAGCCGCTGCGGTTCCCCGGCGGTTCGATCGGGCACCTCGCGGTGCACGGCACGGTCAACGACCTGGCCATGGCGGGGGCGGTGCCGTCCTGGATCAGCGCGGCGTTCGTGCTCGAGGAGGGTTTCCCGGTCTCCGAGCTGAAGGAGATCGTCGCCGACATGGCGGACGCGGCCGCGGCGGCCGGCGTCCAGATCGTCACCGGCGACACCAAGGTGGTGGCCAGGGGCGCGGCCGACGGGCTGTTCGTCACCACCGCCGGTGTCGGGTTGATCCCGGCCGGCCGTGAACTGTCCGCCGCCGCGGTCCGGCCCGGCGACCGGGTGCTGATCTCCGGGTCGATGGGGGAGCACGGCATGGCGGTGATGCTGGCCCGCGGCGATCTGGCGATCGACGCCGACATCTGCTCGGACACCGCGGCGGTCAGCGGGCTGGTGGAGACGCTGCTGGCCGCCGCGCCGTCGACCCGCTGGCTGCGTGACCCGACCCGCGGCGGGGTCGGAACGGTGTGCAACGAACTGGCCCGCGCCGCCAACGTCGGGGTGGTACTCGACGAGGAGCGGCTGGTGGTGCGGCCCGAGGTCGCCGCGGCCTGCGAGATGCTCGGCATCGACCTGCTCTACGTCGCCAACGAGGGCAAGTTCCTGGCCGTCGTCGCCGCCGAGGAGGTGGACGCCGCGCTGGCCGCGCTGCGCGCGCACCCGTTGGGCGCCGACGCCGCCGAGATCGGCGAGATCACCACCGAACCCGCCGGCACCGTGGTGCTGCGCACCGCCTTCGGCGGCAGCCGCATCGTCGACATGTTGGTGGGGGATCCGCTGCCACGGATCTGCTGA
- a CDS encoding HypC/HybG/HupF family hydrogenase formation chaperone gives MCLGIPGRIVEITDAENGLAKVDVSGVQRVISVRLLEQPPEPDDWVLVHVGFAMAKIDETEALLTLAAVQKLGEAYDSELEGLDSSSII, from the coding sequence ATGTGCCTCGGGATCCCCGGGCGGATCGTCGAGATCACCGACGCCGAGAACGGTTTGGCGAAGGTGGATGTCAGCGGTGTGCAACGCGTGATCAGCGTGCGGCTGTTGGAGCAGCCACCGGAGCCGGACGACTGGGTGCTGGTGCACGTCGGATTCGCGATGGCCAAGATCGACGAGACCGAAGCCCTGCTGACGTTGGCGGCGGTACAGAAGCTCGGCGAGGCCTACGACTCCGAACTCGAAGGTCTCGACTCATCCTCGATCATCTGA
- the hypD gene encoding hydrogenase formation protein HypD, giving the protein MRFVDEFRDPAAARKLLAAIEVLAAGGEDGAPFKFMEVCGGHTHTIYRHGIEHLLPPTVELVHGPGCPVCVIPMGRIDDAMWLAAQPDVIFTSFGDMMRVPGSNGSLLDAKARGADVRFVYSPLDALKIAVDNPDKRVVYFAIGFETTAPSTAVTLLRATELGLRNFSVFCNHVTIVPPIKAILESPDLRLSGFLGPGHVSTVVGIRPYRFVPEVYRKPLVVAGFEPLDILAAVAMLLRQIREGRCEVENQYSRIVAPQGNPAALGMLARVFELRPHFEWRGLGFISQSALKLRDEFADYDAERLFDMPGVRVADPKACQCGEVLKGVLRPWECKVFGTACTPETPIGTCMVSSEGACAAYYNFGRLHRDAATLVGQAGRG; this is encoded by the coding sequence ATGCGATTCGTCGACGAGTTCCGTGATCCGGCCGCGGCCCGGAAGTTGTTGGCCGCCATCGAGGTCCTCGCCGCCGGCGGCGAGGACGGGGCGCCGTTCAAGTTCATGGAGGTGTGCGGCGGGCACACCCACACCATCTACCGGCACGGCATCGAACATCTGCTGCCGCCGACGGTGGAGCTGGTGCACGGCCCGGGCTGCCCGGTGTGCGTCATCCCGATGGGACGCATCGACGACGCGATGTGGCTGGCCGCGCAACCGGACGTGATCTTCACCAGCTTCGGCGACATGATGCGGGTCCCGGGCTCGAACGGGTCACTGCTGGACGCCAAGGCCCGCGGCGCCGACGTGCGGTTCGTCTACTCACCGCTGGACGCGCTGAAGATCGCCGTCGACAATCCGGACAAACGGGTCGTCTACTTCGCGATCGGATTCGAGACCACCGCCCCGTCCACCGCGGTGACCCTGCTACGGGCCACCGAACTGGGGCTGCGCAACTTCAGTGTGTTCTGCAACCACGTCACGATCGTGCCGCCGATCAAGGCCATTCTGGAGTCCCCGGATCTGCGGCTGTCCGGGTTCCTCGGGCCCGGGCACGTGTCCACGGTGGTCGGCATCCGGCCCTACCGGTTCGTCCCCGAGGTGTACCGGAAGCCGTTGGTGGTGGCCGGATTCGAACCGCTCGACATCCTGGCGGCGGTCGCGATGCTGCTGCGCCAGATCCGCGAGGGCCGGTGCGAGGTGGAGAACCAGTACTCCCGCATCGTGGCGCCGCAGGGCAACCCGGCCGCGCTGGGCATGCTGGCCAGGGTGTTCGAGCTGCGACCGCATTTCGAGTGGCGCGGGCTGGGCTTCATCTCGCAGAGCGCGCTGAAGCTGCGCGACGAATTCGCCGACTACGACGCCGAGCGGTTGTTCGACATGCCCGGCGTGCGGGTGGCCGACCCGAAGGCCTGCCAGTGCGGTGAGGTGCTCAAGGGTGTGCTGCGCCCGTGGGAGTGCAAGGTGTTCGGCACCGCGTGCACACCGGAGACCCCGATCGGCACCTGCATGGTGTCCTCGGAGGGCGCCTGCGCGGCGTACTACAACTTCGGCCGGCTGCACCGCGACGCGGCCACGCTCGTGGGGCAGGCCGGGCGGGGGTGA
- a CDS encoding DUF6390 family protein — protein MFARYAYAPNQLGYCGPVESAALRSGSEQRIRAAARRFSGAWPYLQVLARLTGIADPLDSRLVRAYWLGGGVCDQLDPAEFYAELLAVIGPQAGHYWTHLTPELAAEATGNHCFHVFGVYPWSRLLGRGMDEHPVHVLDSCRITPAEVLDRDGDQIVVRSRPLLFEDRRLRLGEPTTRTVAVSVDGHSALPDVAAGDRIALHWDWICGRLEPEQIASLDTSTERQLELTNRRLGVELS, from the coding sequence ATGTTCGCCCGGTACGCCTACGCGCCGAATCAGCTCGGCTACTGCGGCCCGGTGGAGAGCGCGGCGCTGCGCAGCGGCTCGGAGCAGCGCATCCGGGCGGCGGCCCGCCGGTTCTCCGGCGCCTGGCCGTATCTGCAGGTGCTGGCCCGGCTGACCGGTATCGCCGACCCGCTGGATTCCCGGCTGGTGCGGGCGTACTGGCTGGGTGGCGGGGTGTGCGACCAGCTGGATCCGGCCGAGTTCTACGCCGAACTGCTGGCGGTGATCGGACCGCAGGCCGGCCACTACTGGACGCATCTGACCCCGGAGCTGGCCGCGGAGGCCACCGGCAACCACTGCTTCCACGTGTTCGGGGTCTATCCGTGGTCGCGGCTGCTGGGTCGGGGCATGGACGAACATCCGGTGCATGTGCTGGACAGCTGCCGGATCACCCCGGCCGAGGTGCTGGACCGCGACGGGGATCAGATCGTGGTCCGCAGCCGGCCGCTGCTGTTCGAGGACCGGCGGTTGCGGCTCGGCGAGCCCACCACCCGGACGGTGGCCGTGTCGGTCGACGGGCACAGTGCGCTGCCCGATGTGGCGGCCGGTGACCGGATCGCCCTGCACTGGGACTGGATCTGCGGTCGGCTCGAGCCGGAGCAGATCGCGAGCCTGGACACGTCGACCGAGCGGCAGCTGGAGCTGACCAACCGCCGGCTGGGGGTGGAGCTGTCATGA
- a CDS encoding HNH endonuclease family protein gives MQQTSSRWYAVAAAVVAAALAVGCAADGPGASFPTVAEPPTGSAAGPPAPAPADTGEPHRIEQQSNEALEKLATIPIKGRAPKTGYDRRQFGERWTDDVSVPGGRNGCDTRNDILRRDLVDIELRPGSNGCAVLSGTLHDPYTGTTIEFRRGRDTSAEVQIDHVVALSDAWQKGAQQWDEVKRRNFANDPMNLQATAGWANQQKGDGDAATWLPPNRSYRCTYVSRIVDIKSAYGLWMTQAEHDAIARILAGCGPSGPGAPGEAHPLQPAPPAEVAPASVPPAPPAAAGSGTDPTVLYPVFYPN, from the coding sequence ATGCAGCAAACCAGCAGCCGCTGGTACGCGGTGGCCGCCGCCGTGGTCGCGGCCGCGTTGGCGGTCGGTTGTGCGGCCGACGGTCCCGGTGCGTCGTTCCCCACGGTCGCGGAGCCACCCACCGGCTCGGCTGCCGGTCCCCCTGCCCCCGCCCCGGCCGACACCGGCGAACCGCACCGGATCGAGCAGCAATCCAACGAGGCGCTGGAGAAGCTGGCGACCATTCCGATCAAGGGCCGGGCACCGAAGACCGGCTACGACCGCCGGCAGTTCGGCGAGCGGTGGACCGACGACGTGTCCGTGCCCGGCGGCCGCAACGGCTGTGACACCCGAAACGACATCCTGCGCCGCGACCTGGTCGACATCGAACTGCGGCCGGGCTCCAACGGGTGCGCGGTACTGTCCGGCACCCTGCACGACCCCTACACCGGGACCACGATCGAGTTCCGGCGCGGCCGGGACACCTCCGCCGAGGTGCAGATCGACCACGTCGTCGCGTTATCGGACGCCTGGCAGAAGGGCGCCCAGCAGTGGGACGAGGTGAAACGGCGCAATTTCGCCAACGATCCGATGAACCTGCAGGCCACCGCCGGGTGGGCCAACCAGCAGAAGGGTGACGGGGATGCGGCGACCTGGCTGCCACCCAACCGGTCCTACCGCTGCACCTACGTCAGCCGCATCGTCGACATCAAATCCGCGTACGGCCTGTGGATGACGCAGGCCGAACACGATGCGATCGCCCGCATCCTGGCCGGCTGCGGCCCGTCCGGTCCCGGCGCACCGGGGGAGGCGCACCCACTCCAGCCGGCCCCGCCCGCGGAGGTCGCGCCGGCGTCGGTTCCCCCGGCACCACCGGCGGCCGCCGGGTCCGGGACGGACCCCACGGTGCTCTATCCGGTGTTCTATCCGAACTGA
- a CDS encoding hemolysin family protein, translating into MGDYWSSVLLIAALLLLNAVFAGSEIALISLREGQLRQLERRGGRTARTLVRLARDPNRFLATIQIGITLSGYLASAAAAVTLAQPLIGMLGFLGTAAPAVGIGLVTLILTFITLVVGELAPKRLAMQHAQRWALLVARPLNVIAGFSRPVVWLLSKATNLVVRLLGGDPDIRQQPLTPEELRDLVAGHRGLTSEQRMIISGALEINERTLREVVVPRLAVVTLGADMPVVEARRVLAEAGHQRAPVVRNASLDEVVGVVHLRDLLGDEGITADVARPVVRFPDSLRVSEALRRFKAEREQFAVVLDEHGGAEGIITLEDLLEEIVGEIYDEADSDVQQVQNLPDGSVVLPGTFPIHDLTDIGVDLGPAAEGDFTTIAGLVLDALGRIPTEPGDCVELPDWAVEVTAVAQHTITEVRLIPRRTAGPKTDQ; encoded by the coding sequence ATGGGTGATTACTGGTCGTCAGTGCTGCTGATCGCGGCCCTGTTGTTGCTCAACGCGGTGTTCGCGGGCAGCGAGATCGCGCTGATCTCCCTGCGCGAGGGGCAGCTCCGGCAGCTCGAACGCCGCGGCGGTCGCACCGCCCGGACCCTGGTGCGGTTGGCCCGCGACCCGAACCGTTTCCTGGCGACCATTCAGATCGGCATCACCCTGTCGGGATATCTGGCGTCGGCGGCCGCCGCGGTCACCCTGGCGCAGCCGCTGATCGGGATGCTCGGATTCCTTGGCACCGCCGCGCCCGCGGTGGGCATCGGCCTGGTCACCCTGATCCTGACGTTCATCACGCTGGTGGTCGGTGAGCTGGCTCCCAAGCGGCTGGCCATGCAGCACGCCCAGCGCTGGGCGCTGCTGGTGGCGCGGCCGCTGAACGTGATCGCCGGGTTCTCCCGCCCGGTGGTGTGGCTGCTGAGCAAGGCGACCAACCTGGTGGTGCGGCTGCTCGGCGGCGACCCCGACATCCGCCAACAACCCCTCACCCCGGAGGAGTTGCGGGATCTGGTCGCCGGTCACCGCGGGCTGACCAGCGAACAGCGGATGATCATCAGCGGCGCGTTGGAGATCAACGAACGCACGCTGCGGGAGGTCGTGGTGCCGCGGCTGGCGGTGGTCACCCTGGGGGCCGACATGCCGGTCGTGGAAGCCCGCAGGGTGCTGGCCGAGGCCGGGCATCAACGCGCCCCGGTGGTGCGCAACGCGAGCCTCGACGAGGTGGTCGGGGTGGTTCACCTGCGGGATCTGCTCGGCGACGAGGGCATCACCGCCGACGTCGCGCGTCCGGTGGTGCGGTTTCCGGACTCGCTGCGGGTGTCGGAGGCGTTGCGCCGGTTCAAGGCGGAGCGGGAGCAGTTCGCCGTCGTCCTCGACGAACACGGCGGCGCCGAGGGCATCATCACGCTCGAGGATCTGCTGGAGGAGATCGTCGGCGAGATCTACGACGAGGCCGACAGCGATGTGCAGCAGGTGCAGAACCTCCCCGACGGCAGCGTGGTGTTGCCGGGCACCTTCCCGATCCACGATCTGACCGACATCGGCGTCGATCTCGGTCCGGCCGCCGAGGGTGACTTCACCACGATCGCGGGCCTGGTGCTGGATGCGTTGGGCCGCATCCCGACCGAACCGGGCGACTGCGTCGAACTGCCGGACTGGGCGGTCGAGGTGACCGCGGTGGCCCAGCACACGATCACCGAGGTGCGTCTCATTCCTCGGCGCACCGCGGGCCCGAAAACCGACCAATAG
- a CDS encoding pyridoxamine 5'-phosphate oxidase family protein, whose translation MGKNERAKIVMTDDEIAEFIERSRTATLATLLPDGRPHLVAMWYGVIDGDIWFETKAKSQKAVNLRRNPTLTVLIEDGHTYNTLRGVSIDGTAEIVDDDPDMLLRVGISVWERYTGPYTEDMKPYVEQMMNKRIAVRVKASRYRSWDHRKLGLPDMPVAGSTAKYLTDGA comes from the coding sequence GTGGGCAAGAACGAACGGGCGAAGATCGTCATGACCGACGACGAGATCGCCGAATTCATCGAACGCAGTCGCACCGCCACGTTGGCAACGCTGTTGCCGGACGGTCGGCCGCATCTGGTGGCGATGTGGTACGGCGTGATCGACGGCGACATCTGGTTCGAGACCAAGGCCAAGTCGCAGAAGGCGGTCAACCTGCGCCGCAACCCGACCCTCACCGTGTTGATCGAGGACGGGCACACCTACAACACGTTGCGCGGTGTCTCCATCGACGGCACCGCGGAGATCGTCGACGACGATCCCGACATGCTGCTCCGCGTCGGGATCAGCGTGTGGGAGCGCTACACCGGGCCGTACACCGAGGACATGAAGCCCTACGTCGAACAGATGATGAACAAGCGGATCGCGGTGCGGGTCAAGGCCTCCCGGTACCGCAGCTGGGACCACCGCAAACTCGGTCTGCCCGACATGCCGGTGGCCGGCAGCACCGCGAAGTATCTGACCGATGGTGCCTGA
- a CDS encoding nitroreductase family deazaflavin-dependent oxidoreductase, which yields MVPERPKQLDSPLLPVIFRYATRAQVWVYRRTGGRIGGKWRIGAGFRKPVPTLLLEHRGRRSGKTFVVPLLYMRDGDDVIVVASQGGRRENPQWYRNLVVDPDVHIEIGGQRLPVRARTATPEERARLWPRLVELYADFDTYQSWTDREIPVVILQPR from the coding sequence ATGGTGCCTGAACGACCCAAGCAGCTGGACTCGCCGCTGCTGCCGGTGATCTTCCGCTACGCCACCCGCGCGCAGGTGTGGGTGTACCGCAGGACCGGCGGACGGATCGGCGGTAAGTGGCGCATCGGCGCGGGTTTCCGCAAGCCGGTGCCGACGCTGCTGCTCGAACACCGCGGCCGCAGATCCGGCAAGACCTTCGTCGTCCCGTTGCTGTACATGCGCGACGGCGACGACGTCATCGTGGTCGCCTCCCAGGGCGGGCGGCGGGAGAACCCGCAGTGGTACCGCAACCTGGTGGTCGACCCCGATGTGCACATCGAGATCGGCGGGCAGCGGTTGCCGGTGCGGGCGCGCACCGCGACGCCCGAGGAGCGGGCCCGGCTGTGGCCGCGGCTGGTCGAGCTGTACGCCGACTTCGACACGTATCAGAGCTGGACCGACCGCGAGATCCCGGTGGTCATCCTGCAGCCCCGTTAG
- a CDS encoding acyl-CoA thioesterase domain-containing protein — protein sequence MSTSATRAAYFGIDGDRYIPSPLTKGPWGDQLSGTFIGGLLAHAVERDAWDADFHPTRFTVDLLRPVALAPMRLRTTVVRSSSRLRLVDSEIVQDDTVVSRASTLLLRPGDHPPGKVWSTPVDVPPRPSRFPDTGFAGGMAFWLYGADLDNPTAGPDFTPWQYVGPKHGWVRELNPLIDGVDLTPFTRAALAGDITSSLTQFGDAGLYYINPDYTLTLSRLPDGPDIGLSAVTHYSHAGIATGVATLFDRRGPIGSAMATGLAHGGFRAPTLDEVEKLGGIRPNGAAG from the coding sequence ATGAGCACCTCAGCAACGAGAGCCGCCTACTTCGGTATCGACGGTGACCGGTACATTCCGTCACCGCTCACCAAGGGTCCGTGGGGCGACCAGCTCAGCGGCACCTTCATCGGCGGACTGCTGGCCCACGCCGTGGAACGCGACGCCTGGGACGCCGACTTCCACCCCACCCGGTTCACCGTCGACCTGTTACGGCCGGTGGCCCTGGCCCCGATGCGGCTGCGCACCACCGTGGTGCGCTCGAGCAGCCGGCTGCGGCTGGTGGACAGCGAAATCGTTCAGGACGACACCGTGGTGTCCCGCGCCAGCACGCTGCTCCTGCGGCCCGGCGACCATCCACCCGGCAAGGTGTGGAGCACCCCGGTCGACGTGCCGCCGCGGCCGTCGCGGTTCCCCGACACCGGCTTCGCCGGAGGAATGGCGTTCTGGCTGTACGGGGCGGACCTCGACAACCCCACCGCCGGTCCGGATTTCACACCGTGGCAGTACGTCGGGCCGAAGCACGGCTGGGTGCGAGAGCTGAACCCGCTGATCGACGGTGTGGACCTGACCCCGTTCACCCGGGCGGCACTGGCCGGCGACATCACCAGCTCACTGACCCAGTTCGGCGACGCCGGGCTGTACTACATCAACCCGGACTACACGCTGACACTGAGCCGGCTGCCGGACGGCCCGGACATCGGCCTGTCCGCGGTCACCCACTACAGCCACGCCGGCATCGCCACCGGGGTGGCCACGCTGTTCGACCGGCGCGGCCCGATCGGCAGCGCGATGGCCACCGGGCTGGCGCACGGCGGCTTCCGGGCGCCCACCCTCGACGAGGTGGAGAAGCTCGGCGGAATTCGGCCTAACGGGGCTGCAGGATGA
- a CDS encoding GNAT family N-acetyltransferase, producing the protein MTTDKTGAPTTVAPGDGRFTIAVKNKSVGSADFIDHGDQRVFTHTTVDSAFEGRGLATILIGEALRQTRDAGLRIVPVCQMVQNYVGKHPEYTDVTDAATEEHRRLADS; encoded by the coding sequence ATGACCACCGACAAGACCGGCGCCCCCACCACCGTCGCACCGGGTGACGGCCGGTTCACCATCGCGGTCAAGAACAAGTCGGTGGGCAGCGCCGACTTCATCGACCACGGCGACCAACGCGTCTTCACCCACACCACCGTCGACAGCGCCTTCGAGGGCCGCGGTCTGGCCACCATCCTCATCGGCGAGGCGCTGCGGCAGACCCGCGACGCCGGACTGCGGATCGTGCCGGTGTGTCAGATGGTGCAGAACTACGTCGGCAAGCACCCCGAATACACCGACGTCACCGACGCCGCGACCGAGGAGCATCGCCGCCTCGCCGATTCTTAG